A single window of Onychomys torridus chromosome 8, mOncTor1.1, whole genome shotgun sequence DNA harbors:
- the Cd79b gene encoding B-cell antigen receptor complex-associated protein beta chain produces the protein MTTLGPSSMSCHWLLFLLLLFSGELVPAMTNSDLSQTFQGGSCSEIGQYPRYVAKKRNSVVKLYCSSNYSGVLTWFRKQGDQEPQELLRNEGHISMMQNGSVYTLTIQSIQFEDNGVYFCKQQCNSTSLDAAWSCGSEIKVLGFSTLEQLKQRNTLKDGIIMIQTLLIIVFIIVPIFLLLDKDDSKAGMEEDHTYEGLNIDQTATYEDIVTLRTGEVKWSVGEHPGQE, from the exons ATGACCACACTGGGGCCATCTTCCATGTCCTGCCACTGGCTGTTGTTCCTGCTGCTGCTCTTTTCAG gtGAGCTGGTACCAGCAATGACAAACAGTGACCTGTCACAGACTTTCCAAG GAGGCTCTTGTTCCGAGATAGGCCAGTACCCAAGGTACGTAGCCAAAAAGCGGAACTCCGTGGTGAAGCTCTACTGCTCCTCAAACTACTCCGGAGTCCTGACCTGGTTCCGAAAGCAAGGGGACCAGGAGCCCCAGGAGTTGTTACGAAATGAAGGACACATCTCCATGATGCAGAACGGCTCTGTCTACACCCTCACCATCCAAAGCATCCAGTTTGAGGACAATGGTGTCTACTTCTGCAAGCAACAATGTAACAGCACCAGCTTGGATGCTGCCTGGAGCTGTGGCTCAGAAATTAAAGTCTTAG GATTCAGCACCTTGGAACAATTGAAGCAGCGGAACACACTGAAAGATGGTATCATCATGATCCAGACCCTCCTAATCATTGTCTTCATCATTGTACCCATCTTCTTGCTACTAGACAAG GATGACAGTAAGGCAGGAATGGAGGAGGATCACACCTACGAG GGCTTGAACATTGACCAGACAGCCACCTACGAAGACATCGTGACTCTCCGGACAGGGGAGGTAAAGTGGTCTGTCGGAGAACACCCAGGCCAGGAGTGA
- the LOC118590047 gene encoding somatotropin: MASDSRTPWLLTFTLLCLFWPQEAGAFPAVPLSSLFANAVLRAQHLHQLAADTYKEFERAYIPEGQRYSIQNTQAAFCFSETIPAPTGKEEAQQRTDMELLRFSLLLIQSWLGPAQFLSRVFTNSLMFGTSDRVYEKLKDLEEGIQALMQELEDGSPRAGQLLKQTYDKFDTNMRSDDALLKNYGLLSCFKKDLHKAETYLRVMKCRRFVESSCAF; the protein is encoded by the exons ATGGCTTCAG acTCTCGGACCCCCTGGCTCCTGACCTTCACCCTGctctgcctcttctggcctcaggagGCTGGAGCTTTCCCTGCCGTGCCCTTGTCCAGTCTGTTTGCCAACGCTGTGCTCCGAGCCCAGCATCTGCACCAGCTGGCTGCTGACACCTACAAAGAGTTC GAACGTGCCTACATCCCCGAGGGACAGCGCTATTCCATCCAGAACACCCAGGCTGCCTTCTGCTTCTCAGAGACCATCCCAGCCCCCACAGGCAAGGAGGAGGCCCAGCAGAGAACC GACATGGAACTGCTTCGATTCTCACTGCTTCTCATCCAGTCATGGCTGGGGCCCGCACAGTTCCTCAGCAGGGTCTTCACCAACAGCCTGATGTTCGGAACCTCGGACCGTGTCTACGAGAAACTGAAGGACCTGGAAGAGGGCATCCAGGCTCTGATGCAG GAGCTGGAAGATGGCAGTCCCCGTGCTGGGCAGCTCCTCAAGCAAACCTATGATAAGTTTGATACCAACATGCGCAGCGATGACGCTCTGCTCAAAAACTACGGGTTGCTCTCCTGCTTTAAGAAGGACCTGCACAAGGCTGAGACCTACCTGCGGGTCATGAAGTGCCGGCGCTTTGTGGAAAGCAGCTGTGCCTTCTAG